From Ananas comosus cultivar F153 linkage group 8, ASM154086v1, whole genome shotgun sequence, one genomic window encodes:
- the LOC109713684 gene encoding protein EXORDIUM-like 5 encodes MLLKTLLIPFFFFFFFFFFNLSPTLLLAASPYPHDKTLTGRFERSPLLSSSKRYEGSSDLVHVRYHMGPVLSAPIRLHLIWYGRWLPAQQAPIRDFLLSLSDAAAPSPSAAEWWRTVALYPDQTGANASLSVAVAAEAHLDPAASRGRSLSRLAGVQGVIADALASGALPAAADPRGGAYLVLTRAVCGFHYFTFPALVGRTVPYAWVGHSGEQCPEVCAYPFAIPSYMKGAVGPMRAPNGDAGVDGMVSVVAHELAEMATNPLVNAWYAGDEPAAPAEIADLCEGVYGTGGGGGYTGAVSTDARGGSFNLNGRNGRRFLVQWVWSPQLNACVGPNARD; translated from the coding sequence ATGTTGCTAAAAACCCTCCTtatccccttcttcttcttcttcttcttcttcttcttcaacctCTCCCCCACTCTGCTCCTCGCGGCCTCCCCTTACCCTCACGACAAAACCCTAACGGGGCGCTTCGAGCGATCGCCATTGCTGTCGTCGTCGAAGCGCTACGAGGGCTCCTCCGACCTGGTCCACGTCCGCTACCACATGGGCCCCGTGCTCTCGGCCCCGATCCGGCTCCACCTCATCTGGTACGGGCGCTGGCTCCCGGCGCAGCAGGCCCCGATCCGCGACTTCCTCCTCTCGCTCTCCGACGCCGCCGCGCcgtccccctccgccgccgagtGGTGGCGCACCGTCGCGCTCTACCCGGACCAGACCGGCGCCAACGCCTccctctccgtcgccgtcgccgccgaggCGCACCTCGACCCGGCAGCCTCGCGCGGGCGCTCCCTCTCCCGGCTGGCCGGGGTCCAGGGCGTCATCGCCGACGCCCTCGCGTCGGGCgccctccccgccgccgccgacccccGCGGCGGCGCCTACCTCGTCCTCACCCGCGCGGTCTGCGGGTTCCACTACTTCACGTTCCCGGCGCTGGTGGGCCGCACCGTCCCCTACGCGTGGGTCGGGCACAGCGGCGAGCAGTGCCCGGAGGTGTGCGCGTACCCGTTCGCCATCCCGAGCTACATGAAGGGCGCGGTGGGGCCGATGCGCGCGCCGAACGGGGACGCGGGGGTGGACGGGATGGTGAGCGTGGTGGCGCACGAGCTGGCGGAGATGGCCACCAACCCGCTGGTGAACGCCTGGTACGCCGGCGACGAGCCCGCCGCGCCCGCCGAGATCGCCGACCTCTGCGAGGGCGTCTACGgcaccggcggcggcggcggatacACCGGCGCCGTCAGCACCGACGCGCGCGGCGGCAGCTTCAACCTCAACGGCCGCAACGGCCGCCGCTTCCTCGTGCAGTGGGTGTGGAGCCCGCAGCTCAACGCCTGCGTCGGGCCCAACGCCCGCGACTAA
- the LOC109714647 gene encoding WUSCHEL-related homeobox 8-like: MAEKEGMNCEASMAMTVMTDVQMEELRRQIAAYAAVAEQLLDMYNKCTVVARRHPFPRACYLFLKKKKKHEARTIGHIFHCVNSEMLTGTPNYSDSPTKSGVHKIPARKRWTPLPKQLNALQGIFDKCRGVPNRKEIKEIALQLSQHGPISEANVSNWFQNRRARMRRSHADISHNSGAEPRTGTSKINCSLYRTPRMDQWMVRTAHVANQEAGSGVGSYYQSNDSLNYFAGIARQNLLQQNGLSGSGSGTCSVIELCII, translated from the exons ATGGCGGAGAAAGAGGGGATGAATTGTGAGGCGAGTATGGCGATGACGGTGATGACGGATGTGCAGATGGAGGAGCTCCGCCGCCAAATCGCGGCGTacgccgccgtcgccgagcaACTTCTCGACATGTACAACAAGTGCACCGTCGTCGCCCGCCGCCATCCCTTCCCTCGAG cgtgctatctttttctcaaaaaaaaaaaaaaacatgaagcGCGAACAATTGGTCACATTTTTCACTGTGTTAATTCAGAGATGCTAACTGGAACTCCAAACTACAGCGACTCTCCGACGAAATCCGGCGTGCACAAGATCCCCGCGAGGAAGCGATGGACGCCGCTGCCGAAGCAGCTCAATGCCCTCCAGGGCATATTCGATAAGTGCCGCGGAGTCCCGAACCGAAAGGAGATCAAAGAGATCGCGTTGCAGCTCTCGCAACACGGTCCGATCTCGGAAGCCAATGTGTCGAACTGGTTCCAGAATCGAAGGGCGCGAATGCGACGTTCTCACGCAGATATATCGCATAACAGTGGTGCCGAACCGAGAACCGGTACGAGTAAAATCAACTGCAGTTTGTATCGGACACCGAGGATGGATCAGTGGATGGTTCGAACCGCACATGTCGCGAATCAAGAGGCAGGAAGCGGAGTCGGAAGTTATTATCAATCGAATGATAGCTTGAATTATTTTGCGGGAATTGCGCGCCAAAATTTGCTTCAGCAAAACGGTTTATCGGGCTCGGGTTCAGGTACGTGCTCTGTGATTGAATTGTGTATAATTTGA
- the LOC109714550 gene encoding EC protein I/II-like, translating to MADRCNDKCGCAVPCPCGDACRCGAAATGAAAAGTATATATQAHETCTCGEHCSCNPCTCEKAGTGAAVGTGRAACTCGPTCTCTSCAA from the exons ATGGCCGATCGCTGCAACGACAAGTGCGGGTGCGCCGTGCCGTGCCCCTGCGGCGACGCTTGCAG GTGTGGCGCTGCTGCgacgggggcggcggcggcggggacggcgacggcgacggcgacgcaGGCGCACGAGACGTGCACGTGCGGGGAGCACTGCAGCTGCAACCCCTGCACGTGTGAGAAGGCCGGGACGGGAGCGGCGGTGGGAACGGGCCGGGCCGCGTGCACGTGCGGCCCCACCTGCACGTGCACAAGCTGCGCGGCATAG
- the LOC109714648 gene encoding LOW QUALITY PROTEIN: uncharacterized protein LOC109714648 (The sequence of the model RefSeq protein was modified relative to this genomic sequence to represent the inferred CDS: substituted 1 base at 1 genomic stop codon) has product MMAGILQYFDFSQPSSSRKLSHKARNDAGIEAPRNSLEFPSDASLSYNIINDDIPLSLQYSCHVKHHPKTSSCPSGVTVKKLIDGEVSDETNGRYNRPGVIARLMGMDTLPLEVKPTIPVDEWRDKERIRRMEPLKNAPLVSNQRKQVKHELAPYEFNRDSGQFAKEPERRKPHAREHPQEELLQKFKREFEAWQASKVWENSGNFEERNDERARIGRIPSLEHFDKGKAVSLANFTRNTSKKSVETRNANRESRSSLYNDVDVAKGEKHCFTHSPIVEFEHEEDTSPLPTKIVILKPCPEISDGIEESSVCSPELIKSENNIQDFLEEVKNRLKLEIEGKIQDRKSRWVCNDASFSKRSTDPKQIARTIANHIKETVTKDFDSTLLRSKSTRSYQSENRFNRQNLAEFAGTDTRKLLSERLKSALKNEMDSETRFVSHRRRATSLSFEEAARSRPAYEIAKKGKRIKNWEDNISLVESKTRSFRQDHQRPVAFDAEAVSPRNLVRSLSAPVSGTAFVKLLSEDQHVLTGAQVRRKHEAPDHRNHPESRKVRKDAFDLKGKVSSLRQNFTLKGKFFGKKTRLTDETAVDGFLPMRSFATEPSVVVNAGVLQENSTEVPPSPASVCSNSADEICRAGYPSPVSPLEAAFTEDISSSQANANISSESPGPTVVRERTDGERSEEVKIEVEACESTAKAFVRNILVIAGLYEAQPFDQVFSGWDISTKPIPKWVFEEVEETCGIEIRKVDDIAASLSSYDADVSHRMLFDLVNEALPTVLQAPLTCSRFKNWFLEFRRMPHGKRLLDELWRRIQKYGNPPICVSNSLDSLVARDLSTTPWSRVMHEDVDVLGSEIESEIVEELIDEIVWDVLXDQGNSTGELHRHLMYPMHIFDSDEEIQNEGLLYHNTLVLRWMHLVW; this is encoded by the exons atgaTGGCTGGCATATTACAGTACTTTGACTTCAGTCAGCCTAGTTCATCCCGAAAATTGTCGCATAAGGCGCGCAACGACG CAGGGATTGAAGCCCCTAGGAACAGCTTGGAGTTTCCCTCAGATGCATCCCTGAGCTACAATATCATTAATGATGACATTCCG TTGTCACTGCAGTACTCTTGCCATGTGAAGCACCACCCGAAAACAAGCTCTTGTCCGAGCGGAGTGACTGTAAAGAAACTCATTGATGGGGAGGTCTCGGACGAGACGAATGGCCGATACAATCGACCGGGTGTTATAGCTCGTTTAATGGGTATGGACACATTGCCATTGGAGGTGAAGCCTACGATCCCCGTGGACGAGTGGAGAGATAAGGAACGAATTCGAAGAATGGAACCCCTTAAGAACGCGCCGCTCGTGTCGAATCAACGCAAGCAAGTGAAGCACGAATTAGCACCCTACGAATTTAACCGAGATTCAGGTCAATTTGCCAAAGAACCCGAGCGGAGGAAACCGCACGCGAGAGAACATCCGCAAGAAGAACTACTGCAGAAGTTCAAGAGAGAATTCGAGGCGTGGCAAGCATCCAAAGTGTGGGAGAATTCGGGGAATTTTGAAGAGAGAAATGACGAAAGGGCCCGAATCGGCAGAATCCCCTCGCTTGAACATTTTGACAAAGGAAAAGCAGTTAGCCTTGCAAATTTCACTAGGAATACGTCGAAAAAGAGCGTCGAGACTAGAAACGCTAACCGAGAGAGTAGATCGAGCTTATACAATGACGTAGATGTAGCGAAAGGCGAGAAACACTGTTTCACGCACTCACCGATTGTTGAATTCGAGCATGAGGAGGATACATCTCCGTTGCCGACAAAGATAGTGATTCTTAAACCTTGTCCTGAAATAAGTGACGGTATCGAAGAATCATCCGTGTGCTCACCCGAGTTGATAAAAAGTGAAAACAATATCCAAGATTTTCTCGAAGAAGTCAAAAACAGGCTCAAGTTGGAGATTGAAGGAAAAATTCAGGATAGAAAGTCCAGATGGGTTTGCAACGATGCGTCGTTCAGCAAACGGTCGACCGATCCGAAACAAATCGCACGAACCATAGCGAACCACATCAAAGAGACAGTGACTAAGGACTTCGACTCTACGCTGTTGCGGTCGAAATCAACAAGGTCGTATCAGAGCGAAAACCGATTCAATCGACAGAACCTCGCAGAATTCGCAGGCACAGACACGAGGAAGCTGTTGTCGGAGAGACTGAAGAGCGCGCTCAAAAATGAAATGGATAGCGAAACTCGGTTTGTTTCCCATCGAAGAAGAGCCACCTCCCTCTCATTCGAAGAGGCAGCGAGGTCGAGACCGGCGTACGAAATTGCGAAGAAAGGTAAAAGGATTAAAAACTGGGAAGACAATATTTCTCTAGTCGAATCGAAAACCAGATCATTCAGACAAGACCACCAACGCCCCGTTGCGTTCGACGCCGAGGCTGTTTCCCCGAGGAATCTCGTTAGATCATTATCCGCGCCGGTATCAGGAACTGCTTTTGTGAAGCTTCTGTCGGAGGATCAGCATGTATTGACAGGGGCTCAAGTGAGGAGGAAGCATGAGGCTCCCGACCACCGCAATCACCCGGAATCGAGGAAAGTCAGAAAAGATGCCTTCGATCTGAAAGGAAAGGTCTCGAGTTTACGACAGAACTTCACATTGAAAGGTAAATTTTTCGGGAAGAAGACACGGCTGACCGACGAAACAGCTGTAGATGGATTCCTACCAATGAGGAGTTTCGCAACTGAGCCGTCGGTGGTCGTGAATGCGGGCGTTCTACAG GAGAACTCTACCGAAGTTCCGCCGAGCCCTGCATCCGTGTGCAGCAACTCCGCTGACGAGATATGTCGGGCCGGGTATCCGAGTCCTGTGTCCCCACTGGAGGCTGCTTTTACTGAAGACATCTCTTCATCACAAGCAAATGCAAATATAAGCTCGGAAAGTCCCG GGCCGACGGTTGTGCGAGAACGAACCGACGGTGAGCGATCGGAGGAAGTGAAAATTGAAGTAGAAGCATGTGAAAGTACTGCGAAAGCTTTCGTCAGAAATATTCTTGTCATCGCAGGATTGTATGAGGCCCAGCCCTTCGATCAAGTCTTTTCCGGTTGGGACATCTCGACAAAGCCCATCCCGAAGTGGGTGTTCGAGGAAGTGGAGGAGACCTGCGGCATCGAAATTCGGAAAGTTGACGATATTGCCGCATCTCTTTCTAGTTACGACGCCGACGTAAGCCACCGAATGCTCTTCGATTTGGTCAACGAGGCGCTGCCGACGGTGCTGCAAGCTCCCCTCACTTGCTCCAGATTCAAGAATTGGTTTCTCGAATTCAGGAGAATGCCGCACGGCAAAAGACTGTTGGACGAACTGTGGCGGCGGATCCAGAAATACGGGAACCCGCCGATATGCGTCTCGAATTCCTTGGACAGCCTCGTGGCCCGCGATCTAAGCACGACGCCTTGGTCCCGCGTAATGCATGAGGACGTCGATGTGCTCGGAAGCGAGATTGAATCAGAGATAGTAGAAGAGTTGATTGACGAGAttgtttgggatgttctttaAGATCAAGGCAACTCCACAGGTGAATTACACAGGCATCTAATGTACCCCATGCACATTTTTGATAGTGATGAGGAGATTCAGAATGAAGGCCTTTTATATCACAACACACTAGTCCTGCGTTGGATGCATCTTGTTTGGTGA